Below is a window of candidate division TA06 bacterium DNA.
TACGACTTTGGTCAAGCTGACTAATTTGTACGGCCCGGAATTAGCCCGGGAGATCAACCAGGAACTGGTCAAGAAACTCATCAAGAAAAAGATCATCCGGGGCAAAAAGTTGAGGGCCTACTGCAAAGCGGTCGAAGCCAAAATCCATTTCCCTAAATCTGATCAGCGACGTGTCCGTAGCTGCCAACAATGTTGACGACGGGAAAATCCTGGGTAATCGGCTGGAGAAGCTCAAACAAAAAACGTCTGACTTGAATGAAATGCACGTGGACGGAGCGTACCCCAATGCCGAAAACGACGTTAAATGCCAAGAGTTGAAAATCACTATGGTGCAAACCGGCATCAAGGGCACCAAATCTGATGGGGTTGAAATCACCATTAGCAAGGATGAACGGCAGAGATATACGGTTTCCTGTCCCGGCCAAACGGTTGCTGCTGAAAATACTAGTACCCGTTATAAAGCGCAGTTTGACGCCACCTGCTGCGCCGGCTGCCCGTTAGCCGGACAATGCAAACATGCTTCAGGCAGGCCTGCCTGCCGAAGCGGCGGCGCAGGCAGGTACTATTTTACCGATAAAGATTACCAAAGGAAACAACGTCAGGCCAACATATATAAACTGCCACCCGAACGTCAAAAACTGCGCGCCAATGTGGAAGCAAGTGTG
It encodes the following:
- a CDS encoding transposase, which gives rise to MSVAANNVDDGKILGNRLEKLKQKTSDLNEMHVDGAYPNAENDVKCQELKITMVQTGIKGTKSDGVEITISKDERQRYTVSCPGQTVAAENTSTRYKAQFDATCCAGCPLAGQCKHASGRPACRSGGAGRYYFTDKDYQRKQRQANIYKLPPERQKLRANVEASVPEFKRDMPGGKVKVRGNFKTIIFAMISAVVINFGRIVRYLVKVRDYIIKNGRICLVAG